In Acanthochromis polyacanthus isolate Apoly-LR-REF ecotype Palm Island chromosome 18, KAUST_Apoly_ChrSc, whole genome shotgun sequence, the following proteins share a genomic window:
- the LOC127530837 gene encoding uncharacterized protein LOC127530837 — MTSKRCQTTNILHKITSKRCKTTNILHKMTSKRCKTTNILHKITSKRCKTTNILHKMTSKRCKTTNILHKMTLKRYKTTNILHKMTSKRCKTTNILHKMTSKRCKTTNILHKMTSKRCQTTNILHKMTSKRCQTTNILHKITSKRCKTTNILHKMTSKRCKTTNILHKMTSKRCKTTNILHKMTSKRCKTTNSLHKMTSKRCKTTNILHKMTSKRCKTTNILHKMTSKRCQTTNILHKITSKRCKTTNILHKMTSKRCKTTNILHKITSKRCKTTNILHKMTSKRCKTTNILHKITSKRCKTTNILHKMTSKRCKTTNILHKMTSKRCKTTNILHKMTSKRCKTTNILHKMTSKRCKTTNILHKMTSKRCKTTNILHKMTLKRCYTKNNMPDKMISKIWKTTKT; from the coding sequence ATGACGTCAAAAAGATGTCAAACGACCAACATTCTTCACAAAATTACGTCAAAAAGATGTAAGACGACCAACATTCTACACAAGATGACgtcaaaaagatgtaaaacgaCCAACATTCTTCACAAAATTACGTCAAAAAGATGTAAGACGACCAACATTCTACACAAAATGACGTCAAAAAGATGTAAGACGACCAACATTCTACACAAAATGACGTTAAAAAGATATAAAACGACCAACATTCTACACAAAATGACGTCAAAAAGATGTAAGACGACCAACATTCTACACAAAATGACGTCAAAAAGATGTAAGACGACCAACATTCttcacaaaatgacatcaaaaagATGTCAAACGACCAACATTCTTCACAAAATGACGTCAAAAAGATGTCAGACGACCAACATTCTTCACAAAATTACGTCAAAAAGATGTAAGACGACCAACATTCTACACAAAATGACgtcaaaaagatgtaaaacgaCCAACATTCTACACAAAATGACGTCAAAAAGATGTAAGACGACCAACATTCTACACAAAATGACGTCAAAAAGATGTAAGACGACCAACAGTCTACACAAAATGACGTCAAAAAGATGTAAGACGACCAACATTCTTCACAAAATGACGTCAAAAAGATGTAAGACGACCAACATTCTACACAAAATGACGTCAAAAAGATGTCAAACGACCAACATTCTTCACAAAATTACGTCAAAAAGATGTAAGACGACCAACATTCTACACAAGATGACgtcaaaaagatgtaaaacgaCCAACATTCTTCACAAAATTACGTCAAAAAGATGTAAGACGACCAACATTCTACACAAGATGACgtcaaaaagatgtaaaacgaCCAACATTCTTCACAAAATTACGTCAAAAAGATGTAAGACGACCAACATTCTACACAAAATGACGTCAAAAAGATGTAAGACGACCAACATTCTACACAAAATGACGTCAAAAAGATGTAAGACGACCAACATTCTACACAAAATGACGTCAAAAAGATGTAAGACGACCAACATTCTACACAAAATGACGTCAAAAAGATGTAAGACGACCAACATTCTACACAAAATGACGTCAAAAAGATGTAAGACGACCAACATTCTACACAAAATGACGTTAAAAAGATGttatacaaaaaacaacatgccagacaaaatgatctcaaaaatatggaaaacaacaaaaacgtga